A genomic window from Syngnathus typhle isolate RoL2023-S1 ecotype Sweden linkage group LG18, RoL_Styp_1.0, whole genome shotgun sequence includes:
- the LOC133171381 gene encoding uncharacterized protein LOC133171381 isoform X1 yields MADLTTQCASFVENPETDEMRISDSLGITAPIKRMYLDDELFPDISLVELSPDEHSTEELFQLNTTPISPLAATTPFRIPGRLIEVAHNNSKLIPSLLPSMDVKANGSQTLNSDVKPSFWLRDECLPDITNYSFDSMMQQSINFSMNITASDMERLNCAQKATIESNLEHVATSPLTASPISFPQNKGQGLSTSTDKDPTLGCGPPEQDGLPTTSMTSDESTITRSSDDGRHNTFDAAPLSPANGTMSESNSSVSHHNILEAKSRPLANETIILSDSSPSDLQRDTSDANCPAPAVDTESESGFRERPNVTFNASLLAQSNIALEKGSSNNPHNTFDADPKSNRTILLENISSDRQYITFDPSLLSQANITSEEGYIDNPHDTFDVANGTMSKSSSSGSHQNILEAKSHPPANETIILPDSSPSDLQRDTADVNHPAPAVDAESESVSRERHHGTFDVSLLSQSNIPSEKDSANNPHNTFDADPKSDRTIQLGNFSSDRSFHTSTPLSCKMDFFNVGVDLTKSLVTEEKPDGDTASKPEVRETPVVISSDVCRPKISQAQPAAKSLLPCLKASSQLPKFKPLLQKRGKTLTSGLPVKQSVPSHTLKENLAVPRATSSSHVTPMPRPKTGAEKTQIARKPPSIPKVLPPPRTQLTRSSTLTSSTASNPAVTLPQTRKRDISREAQLTQTKKIKTGQINKRLTAPRDIFKYPTSSCDFLFRYCGVRSGWRGCQQKQKHKTTREASDKSVRLSNMYCA; encoded by the exons ATGGCTGATTTGACAACACAGTGTGCATCTTTTGTCGAAAATCCAGAAACAGATGAAATGAGAATAAGCGATTCCCTGGGAATAACGGCACCAATTAAAAGAATGTATTTGGACGACGAATTGTTCCCAGATATCTCTCTGGTTGAACTTTCACCAGATGAACACAGTACGGAGGAGTTATTTCAACTTAATACCACGCCAATATCGCCTCTGGCTGCAACGACACCGTTCAGAATTCCTGGTAGGCTCATCGAAGTCGCTCACAACAACTCTAAATTGATTCCCTCTCTGCTGCCAAGCATGGATGTAAAAGCAAATGGTAGCCAAACTCTCAACTCGGATGTTAAACCTTCGTTTTGGTTGCGTGACGAGTGCTTACCGGACATTACTAATTACTCATTTGATTCCATGATGCAACAAAGTATCAATTTTAGTATGAACATAACTGCTTCTGACATGGAGAGACTTAACTGTGCACAGAAGGCGACTATTGAATCCAATTTAGAACATGTAGCGACTTCCCCTTTAACTGCATCTCCAATAAGCTTCCCTCAAAACAAAGGACAGGGTCTGTCAACGTCCACTGATAAAGATCCAACCCTGGGGTGTGGACCTCCAGAACAGGATGGCCTGCCCACAACCAGTATGACGAGTGATGAGAGCACGATAACCCGGTCGAGCGATGACGGCCGTCACAACACCTTCGATGCGGCTCCTCTTTCTCCGGCCAACGGAACAATGTCCGAAAGTAATTCTAGTGTCAGTCACCACAACATCTTGGAAGCTAAATCTCGTCCTCTGGCCAATGAAACAATCATTTTGTCAGACAGCAGTCCCAGTGACCTTCAGCGTGACACTTCCGATGCTAACTGTCCCGCGCCGGCTGTTGACACTGAATCAGAAAGCGGCTTTCGTGAGCGTCCCAACGTCACCTTCAACGCGAGCCTTCTCGCTCAGTCCAACATTGCATTAGAAAAAGGTTCCAGCAACAATCCCCACAATACCTTCGACGCGGATCCTAAATCCAACCGAACAATTCTACTGGAAAACATCTCGAGCGACCGTCAGTACATTACCTTCGACCCTAGCCTTCTTTCTCAGGCCAACATCACATCAGAAGAGGGCTACATCGACAATCCCCATGACACCTTCGATGTGGCCAACGGAACAATGTCCAAAAGCAGTTCTAGTGGCAGTCACCAAAACATTTTGGAAGCTAAATCTCACCCTCCGGCCAATGAAACTATAATTTTGCCAGACAGCAGTCCCAGTGACCTTCAGCGTGACACTGCCGATGTTAATCATCCCGCACCGGCTGTTGACGCGGAATCAGAAAGCGTCTCTCGTGAGCGTCACCACGGCACCTTTGACGTTAGCCTTCTCTCTCAGTCTAACATCCCATCAGAAAAAGATTCCGCCAACAATCCCCACAACACCTTCGACGCTGATCCTAAATCCGACCGAACAATTCAACTGGGAAACTTCTCCAGCGACCGTagtttccacacttcaactcCGTTGTCTTGTAAAATGGATTTCTTCAACGTCGGTGTTGATCTGACCAAATCTTTGGTAACGGAGGAAAAACCGGATGGGGATACGGCCAGTAAGCCGGAAGTCCGGGAAACACCCGTCGTCATCTCATCAGACGTCTGCCGTCCAAAGATATCGCAAGCTCAACCAGCCGCTAAATCGCTGCTGCCTTGCTTGAAAGCTTCATCGCAGCTGCCCAAGTTCAAGCCGTTGCTTCAGAAGCGAGGCAAAACGCTAACATCTGGACTCCCCGTCAAACAAAGTGTGCCTTCTCACACGCTTAAGGAG AATTTAGCGGTCCCTCGCGCAACCTCCTCTTCACATGTGACACCAATGCCGAGGCCCAAAACCGGAGCGGAGAAAACCCAAATAGCCAGAAAGCCACCAAGCATCCCAAAAGTGCTGCCACCTCCCCGGACGCAATTGACAAGAAGCAGCACGCTGACTTCAAGTACtg CATCTAATCCTGCAGTTACCCTTCCGCAAACCAGGAAGCGGGACATTAGCAGAGAGGCACAATTGACGCAGACGAAGAAGATAAAGAcaggtcaaataaataaaagattgaCTGCTCCACGTGACATTTTCAAATATCCCACAAGTTCATGTGATTTCCTCTTCAGATACTGCGGTGTCCGCAGCGGCTGGAGAGGCTGTCAGCAGAAGCAAAAACATAAAACCACCCGTGAAGCATCAGATAAGTCAGTCAG GTTGTCAAACATGTATTGTGCTTAA
- the LOC133171381 gene encoding uncharacterized protein LOC133171381 isoform X2 has protein sequence MADLTTQCASFVENPETDEMRISDSLGITAPIKRMYLDDELFPDISLVELSPDEHSTEELFQLNTTPISPLAATTPFRIPGRLIEVAHNNSKLIPSLLPSMDVKANGSQTLNSDVKPSFWLRDECLPDITNYSFDSMMQQSINFSMNITASDMERLNCAQKATIESNLEHVATSPLTASPISFPQNKGQGLSTSTDKDPTLGCGPPEQDGLPTTSMTSDESTITRSSDDGRHNTFDAAPLSPANGTMSESNSSVSHHNILEAKSRPLANETIILSDSSPSDLQRDTSDANCPAPAVDTESESGFRERPNVTFNASLLAQSNIALEKGSSNNPHNTFDADPKSNRTILLENISSDRQYITFDPSLLSQANITSEEGYIDNPHDTFDVANGTMSKSSSSGSHQNILEAKSHPPANETIILPDSSPSDLQRDTADVNHPAPAVDAESESVSRERHHGTFDVSLLSQSNIPSEKDSANNPHNTFDADPKSDRTIQLGNFSSDRSFHTSTPLSCKMDFFNVGVDLTKSLVTEEKPDGDTASKPEVRETPVVISSDVCRPKISQAQPAAKSLLPCLKASSQLPKFKPLLQKRGKTLTSGLPVKQSVPSHTLKENLAVPRATSSSHVTPMPRPKTGAEKTQIARKPPSIPKVLPPPRTQLTRSSTLTSSTASNPAVTLPQTRKRDISREAQLTQTKKIKTDTAVSAAAGEAVSRSKNIKPPVKHQISQSGCQTCIVLKAENQRLKEELQKYKREDK, from the exons ATGGCTGATTTGACAACACAGTGTGCATCTTTTGTCGAAAATCCAGAAACAGATGAAATGAGAATAAGCGATTCCCTGGGAATAACGGCACCAATTAAAAGAATGTATTTGGACGACGAATTGTTCCCAGATATCTCTCTGGTTGAACTTTCACCAGATGAACACAGTACGGAGGAGTTATTTCAACTTAATACCACGCCAATATCGCCTCTGGCTGCAACGACACCGTTCAGAATTCCTGGTAGGCTCATCGAAGTCGCTCACAACAACTCTAAATTGATTCCCTCTCTGCTGCCAAGCATGGATGTAAAAGCAAATGGTAGCCAAACTCTCAACTCGGATGTTAAACCTTCGTTTTGGTTGCGTGACGAGTGCTTACCGGACATTACTAATTACTCATTTGATTCCATGATGCAACAAAGTATCAATTTTAGTATGAACATAACTGCTTCTGACATGGAGAGACTTAACTGTGCACAGAAGGCGACTATTGAATCCAATTTAGAACATGTAGCGACTTCCCCTTTAACTGCATCTCCAATAAGCTTCCCTCAAAACAAAGGACAGGGTCTGTCAACGTCCACTGATAAAGATCCAACCCTGGGGTGTGGACCTCCAGAACAGGATGGCCTGCCCACAACCAGTATGACGAGTGATGAGAGCACGATAACCCGGTCGAGCGATGACGGCCGTCACAACACCTTCGATGCGGCTCCTCTTTCTCCGGCCAACGGAACAATGTCCGAAAGTAATTCTAGTGTCAGTCACCACAACATCTTGGAAGCTAAATCTCGTCCTCTGGCCAATGAAACAATCATTTTGTCAGACAGCAGTCCCAGTGACCTTCAGCGTGACACTTCCGATGCTAACTGTCCCGCGCCGGCTGTTGACACTGAATCAGAAAGCGGCTTTCGTGAGCGTCCCAACGTCACCTTCAACGCGAGCCTTCTCGCTCAGTCCAACATTGCATTAGAAAAAGGTTCCAGCAACAATCCCCACAATACCTTCGACGCGGATCCTAAATCCAACCGAACAATTCTACTGGAAAACATCTCGAGCGACCGTCAGTACATTACCTTCGACCCTAGCCTTCTTTCTCAGGCCAACATCACATCAGAAGAGGGCTACATCGACAATCCCCATGACACCTTCGATGTGGCCAACGGAACAATGTCCAAAAGCAGTTCTAGTGGCAGTCACCAAAACATTTTGGAAGCTAAATCTCACCCTCCGGCCAATGAAACTATAATTTTGCCAGACAGCAGTCCCAGTGACCTTCAGCGTGACACTGCCGATGTTAATCATCCCGCACCGGCTGTTGACGCGGAATCAGAAAGCGTCTCTCGTGAGCGTCACCACGGCACCTTTGACGTTAGCCTTCTCTCTCAGTCTAACATCCCATCAGAAAAAGATTCCGCCAACAATCCCCACAACACCTTCGACGCTGATCCTAAATCCGACCGAACAATTCAACTGGGAAACTTCTCCAGCGACCGTagtttccacacttcaactcCGTTGTCTTGTAAAATGGATTTCTTCAACGTCGGTGTTGATCTGACCAAATCTTTGGTAACGGAGGAAAAACCGGATGGGGATACGGCCAGTAAGCCGGAAGTCCGGGAAACACCCGTCGTCATCTCATCAGACGTCTGCCGTCCAAAGATATCGCAAGCTCAACCAGCCGCTAAATCGCTGCTGCCTTGCTTGAAAGCTTCATCGCAGCTGCCCAAGTTCAAGCCGTTGCTTCAGAAGCGAGGCAAAACGCTAACATCTGGACTCCCCGTCAAACAAAGTGTGCCTTCTCACACGCTTAAGGAG AATTTAGCGGTCCCTCGCGCAACCTCCTCTTCACATGTGACACCAATGCCGAGGCCCAAAACCGGAGCGGAGAAAACCCAAATAGCCAGAAAGCCACCAAGCATCCCAAAAGTGCTGCCACCTCCCCGGACGCAATTGACAAGAAGCAGCACGCTGACTTCAAGTACtg CATCTAATCCTGCAGTTACCCTTCCGCAAACCAGGAAGCGGGACATTAGCAGAGAGGCACAATTGACGCAGACGAAGAAGATAAAGAcag ATACTGCGGTGTCCGCAGCGGCTGGAGAGGCTGTCAGCAGAAGCAAAAACATAAAACCACCCGTGAAGCATCAGATAAGTCAGTCAG GTTGTCAAACATGTATTGTGCTTAAGGCTGAAAATCAACGACTGAAAGAGG AATTGCAAAAGTACAAGAGAGAAGACAAGTAA